tcATGTGTCTGCCTACTATGATATGGTACTGTTTGTTTACAAGCTGCTACTGCTGATTTGCACCACAGAGAATTTATTTAACGTCTTGGTGTGCTATTTCCAGGTGACTGGTCCTAGTGGGGAGCAACTTCATGATTCACGTGACAAAACGAGTgatatgtttgaatttttagtACACAAGAGGGGCCTCCATCGGTTCTGTTTTAAAAATAAGTCTCCTTACCATGAAACTATCGACTTTGATGTACATGTTGGTCATTTTGCATTCTATGAGCAGCATGCAAAAGATGGTAGGCCATTTGCCTTCTCATTTGCTCTTTTTGGTTTTAAACATTGATGTTAAGAGATTTGAATGACTTGTGCAGAGCATTTGAAGCCTCTGTTGGAGCAGATTGCTAAATTGGAAGAAGCTCTTTACAATGTGCAATTTGAGCAGCACTGGCTGGAAGCTCAGACTGAACGTCAAGCCCTTGGTATGCTCTCTTAGATGTATAAACACATATAttggtttatattttttatcttatttcccAACCATATAGCTTGACAACACTTCACGTTGGGTTGTGTACTTTTTGTCACTTTGCTGTACTGTCTTCTGCTGTTATGGGTGCATGCATTTATGCTTGTCCTTCCTGTTTGATGTCTTCACCTGGAAAGCCCTTACAAGCTTGCTTCAATCAGCAGCCTGTTTGCATTCGGTTCCATAATTGCTGTTCTCGTCATAAACATCGTTCAAAAAAGAATAAGCATGTTGCTGACAGAATTAGCTTCTTTCTTGCAGTTAATGAAGGAATGAGCAGAAGAGCGATCCACAAAGCTATTTTTGAATCTGCTGCTTTGATTTGTGCCAGCATGCTGCAAGTTTATCTCTTGCGCCGACTTTTTGAACGCAAGCTTGGCACCTCAAGGGTTTGAgacttttttatatttgcttgTAGTGGAGGGTTTGTTAGCCTGACAGTCCAGCTTATTTCTTGGTGGCCTTAAGCGATATCGGTGGATGGTTGGTTGAGATTGTTCGAAGTGAATTACAACTGATCAGCAGGAATCAAATAGCTGTCCACTTCAATTTAACCACTACAAAGTTTTATCACTTTGTCATTATTTATAAACGATTTTGACCCCAATGTTAAAGTTGTTTTGTAGACTATCTATAGTGTAGCCTAAGCAGGGGAGGACTTGGCTGGGGCTCTGGATTGTCGTGGCATGTTCTTTTATTTCAGTTGTTCAAGAGATTAATGTTCTTTTTCCAGCTGGGACAAGGAAAGACTTACCACCGAATGCATATCAGCAGGCTTCTTGTTGGAAGAATCCTTGAGGTTCCTTATGGTTATTGCTAAGAGAGCTGGCTGACCTTGTGAAAACGTTGACTCTTTACTATTCTGGCTTAAAACTGTCAAACCGAACTCCTCTAGCAATCTGCATTAACTGAATTGTCAACCTTGTGAACTTACTGGAACAAAGTTTCACTGTGTTGCTATACCATTGTTTGCAACATTTACAAGTTCGCCATGTGTGTATACCTGTGGTATCTAGTACATGGATAAAACACTCAGTGATTTCATTTCGCCTGGACAGGCACGCCTTGCAGCCAAGGTAGCTGTTTGTTTGCATTGtcttctcatttttcaagtttcacGGGGCTTCATGATCGTGCCAGCCATGACTATGGACTATGGACTGTCGTACTTGTCCAGGTTGAATTTGGTTCTACCCTACCATTCCAACCTCCAGCCAGGGCGACTATTTAACCGATTCAGTTTATGGCTGCTTAGTGCCAAGTTCCAGCCAAACCCATCCCAACACAACTCGTGTTCAATGCCGATCCCTTGACCTGTACTTGATTCTTTGTTCAAGCCTATCTACGTAACTCAGGCCATGGTACGTTGGAGATTTCTGATTGAAGTTGGAGCTTAAAAATGAACCAGTTTAATCAGTGACAAAGTTGAAGCTCGGTCACAACGCGCTTCTGATTGGCAATTCGTAAGGCCTTTTCACTGCAGAGAAAATAAAGCAGCTGGGTTCATTTTTCACTCCTGTTGAAGCCAGCCTGAAAGCTTGGAAGAAACATTTTgttatggttttcttttttggtggtGGTGCACAATTTCTGTCTCATGGaacaataatatttttcttttaagcgGGCATACATTGTTGAATCAACAGCAATTATTACAAAATGCGGTTTCTCGGAAATGTGTCATGTGCAAGAGCTCACCTTATTAACTAAAGAAGGATCTTACGGTACTGATGGCACCTAAGGGGATGAAATCCAGATTTCTCTCTTGAAGcatccttatgaaaaattacCACAGCTCCAAATGCAGAAACATGGGACTTTGAATGCTTAATAAGATTTATTTACGCACCATAAAGGTGTATTTGAATACTCGTCACGGTTTAACTAGCAATTGCTCAAGTAGGATGGCAAGTTACAGCATGGGAAAAAAGCGTAGCACCAGCAAAGAAAATAGGGAAGCGCTTGAGGCAAAATGTTTCTGATTCAATGAATAAACGGTCCTCTTGAATAGCAAAGGCAAAGCCCTTGCATAACATTCAAAACAAATAGAAGTCAAATGAAAGCATCTAAATGACTTCCCTATGTTACACTTTCTTGCCACATGATACCTTTATGTGCCAAATAATCATTCCACAACGCTAGTTACACCAGTTGGTTTCATGTGAAATTGTAGCACGTTCCTTGTCATCTATAAGATTCTTAGTTGGAAAAACTAGATTATGAAGGGGATCAACGCTATTATCTCCATGGGTAAGCATAGtcaagaaaaagtgaaaaggagTACGGGAACAAGCTTGACcccttttaaacaaaaatatagacAGACCACTCTTTTCCAATCATCAGAAATGTATGGAAATATATCCCATGATGCTGCTTCAAGAGGAAATGAGACAAAAGGAAAACTTGAGCCTGTTCATCCTAAAGTctattcttttatatataacagATATGTGACTTACCCATTCATCCTCCCCaacctctctcttttaaaaaagagaaaaaagaaaagaaaaaacaagaacagaaaaaaaaaagaaaaaaaaacagaacgaAGACATGGCACTGAATAAGGCTTcaaattttcccttttttgcttttcttttggaGATTTGCAAGGTCGAGCTGCACAGAAAGCCCCGCGGCTTCATGTTCATGAGAATAGCATTCAGAACTCATCCGATTTCGGCTGAATGCAGCAGAACCATTTTCTCTGCAtccatcaaaagaaaaagtaaatcaCGAGCCAATCAATATCTGGTTTAATCAGTTCAAGACGACAACAATGGGCTGCATGATCATGACAACGATCAAATCGTATATTTTATCTGAAAGACTCTCAGTCTATTTAATGTCCCACTAAAGGCAATTGATGGCCATACTTATGTTGGCTTTTCTGTAAGGATGAATATCTTGTTAAAGCTCTAGAAATAAAGATATGTCTAGCACAGTATTCAAAGTAAATAGTTCAGACATATCTTATCACAAACGAGCTAAAAGCAAACCAACCTTTATTCCTTTAGCGTGAAGCAAACCTGATAGCAAATTGCATGGTAACCATAACCTCTTTATAGGCAAAAATACCAAGTTAGCCAAGGCAAATACTCAGTCTTCAAGATAGAAACAAATTGGAGTATGATCCAACGAAGAAAACACACTTGCCACATTATCAACCTACTTTGACATTTCCAACAATCTAGGACATGTAGAGAAAGACTTCAAAAACCTAaagtttttttcccttcatgaaACTGAACACTATAAATCTACTCAACCACAAATTTTGAGCCTTATTCCTAATGAACTCAGCATGCCCGTTGCAATGTGTGTGTTTTATCAATCTGGGATAAACAAATCCACTAAGATCAGGTTTAGCATGATTTGTTAATATCTTCATCGCAACCTCTAACCCACCATCATGTTCCTCAATTATGAACCATTAAATTCAGTATCCTGCAAACTGATTACCACAATAAACTGGACCATGCTTCAACCTTTCAACATAGTGAAGAGATCATgaatacacatttatatattcaGATCCAATTTTTGGTGGCCAGATCCAGGCATATTAGATTGTGTATAGCCACATGGCATGCTACCTAAGTAGAACTATCATCCATATACACATGGCCGCACACACATGGACAAGTAGACACACACCTGCGCACAGGCATATAGGATTTATCAACTCCGCGGAACTGTGTTTTCGGTTGCCCAGCTGAATCGCAGCCAAGTTATTCATGGATGAGTTTGAAAGGCCTAAATCTATAGCTGCcagtgaaaagaaaatttgcaaTATCTGAAGCCTGGGTTTGAATTGTACCTAAAATGTGTCAGtgtcaatttttatatatattattgtcacaaatattgttcttcgGAATTTATTGGTGAAGTTATCCTCATCTACTAAACATGAAGTTTGTTTTATCCAAAAAAGTtccaaattcataaaattataaaagcataagaaataaaaaagaaaaaaatatggaaaaatagttttttagttttttttagaaattttattaaaaacaaaatattgaaataaacataaaaaatgtaaagaatTCTTATGAgaactgtatatatatatatatatatatgtcagatTATGGAATATATACACCACAAGTATGAAGAATGAATACATTAATTAGGAGATGTTCAATCACTTTGATTGATGATTCACAAAAATCATGTGTAAAGCTACTTTTGTAAAGCCAAACTACTAATTGTTATCCACCCTtctcaaataaagaaaatttttatgcaGTGCACATTAATCCTTATTTTATTAAACCCACATATTCCAAGAATATGTTCAGCCTCATGAAAACGTTATATTTGCCAAAAAGGTTCTACTTCTACCCCTTGGAAATGTTCTTTAATGAAACTTTAGCTTTAGCTGGTCGTGACCAAGAAACCAACAGTTTCACTTGGTCGGTGGGGAATGCTTGACTTATCAATCTGTCCATAGATTACTCGGACTTCACACGGCCTATGCCAGATTGACCATATTCTGTCTGGACCAGTGAACCTATTTGAAGTGGCTCATTTTGTACCAAAAAAGCCTATGTAGTTTATGCATgaacaaggattttttttaattccccACTTAGATACTCTACATTGCAGGGTAGATCCTGGTAGGAAAGTTGTTCCATACTTTCATCTGAACTACTTAGTTTCCTTTGCAGTCCTAGGCTGGTTCTTCTTTCTATCAGTGACTGTAAGAATACTAGCACTATGACACTGCTACCAAGAATTATTTTTGACCTACATTTTGTATGATCACATAGACAAAAGAAAGATCTAGTTTATAATTTAATATAGACCTTAGTTAGAACATAATTCAATAGCCCAAGTAATCCAAATACTCCCAAACTTTTACCCTCCAAGAGGcacacatacatgcatgcattcTTTGTGCATTTCTATAGTGCACAATTACGATATCTGAATATATTAAATAAAGCTGAAAGAGAACTTACACTATTTGGCTTGTTAGCATAGCCTCCTTGTTTAAGGGCAACATCATCCTTCACAGGAGAGTTGGTCCCACGAACATTTCCACCTGTTTTCTTCTCATCTCTTGCCTTGTTGAAGATCACAGTGAACCCCTCAGCTGATGCAGGGTCATTGACATCCCATTCTCCAAACTTGGGCAAGGGCCGACCTGTGTCCTGATGCAGTCAGTATATAAAATGAGTTCTCACCTAAAAATCATCTCTGTATAGAAAGCAAACAACTAAGAGATGTAGACAAACAGCTATGCTTTCCTCTGTTCCACAGTGGGTGCTGATGCACCTTAACCTCTCACCATATTCTTACAAACatattaagagaaaaaaaatgtcaggAAAAAAGACTTCTGTTTCATTATTTACAATCAATAATAAATTGTACCAAATTTCTGTTCTTTCCTTTATCCAGAATATTGCATGAGCAAATTCTCAAAGGGGAGTTCCTGGATGTCAAGATGCATAGGAGTGAACATATAATACCATAATAACACTACATATAAAGACAGTGAAAACGTTCAGTATCACTTGACCGACCTGCACTTGGAACACCTAGAGAACCCAATGCTGCTAAACTATTCAAAGTCTAGaaataaattattaatatattggtCAAATTTAGGAAATAAATGGACTAAGTATCAAGGAAATACTTATCAGCTATCATCAGTTTTCCAACTCTGGTTCATATGTTCATGATTTCATTGTTGCTGAAGAATCTGACGACCATGACAGTCTTGAATCTTGACTTCCCTCAGAGCACCTGGGGTAGATGTTATCTTATGATTGTAACCAAATAGAAGCAATAAATATGCTCTGCTGATGACTAGTCGTTCCTAAAATAACTGCTTCAATGTTTCAAGTCTCTCTTCTGATCAGTTTGAATAAGTGAGAAAGGTTGGAAAACTTATCTCCAGTAATAGGTTTCTGATAGTTGCAAGCTTCAATAGACAATAGAGTTCAATGTTGGCATGAAAAACATGCCTATCAACCAGCACCATGGAGTCTTTTCTTCCCTGCACTACACTCATCCCTAAGCCTCTTCTTGCAACTTTTTGTTCATATCCCAGCTAGTAATTCAGATAAAGTTCCAAAACAAAATGGCATACTGTGTAAATCAATTTTCCTGATAGAGATTATGTCTTACTAGCACTCAGTCACCCAGTTAGGCTTTGGTGCTTACGGTTTGTAATTTAATTTACAAGCCAATCGCATGTGGATAATGGAGGCTTCTTAGACATGGAGTGTATGGTACAGATCCTTTGTCGTCATGTGCATCTGCAGTCCTATGTCTGCTGCTGGTTAGCATATTTGATCAAATCATCAAGTGGCAAAAATACTGGTGTGATCCCCTGTATGTTTGCAAGCTCATGTGCAAGAAAGTATCTGTACATGTAGCAGAAATATTCCTATTTGCTCTCTTTTATTCAATATAGTGCTATCAATATAAGGCTTATTCACGAGAACTAACTACTTTGTGTATGGCAATATGAAAAGTTTATTTGTGGTAGCAACTAGAGTTTCTACCACCAAGTTATTGTGTTCATCTGCCCATCTCCAAATTCTAACAACCAGTCATATCCATTTAGCTTCCACTGAATATCCTTACTCCTCGGCTATTTTCATAACAAAAAGCATAGAAAAGGCACATCATCATAGCTTTACACTGATGCACATAAGGGGACATCTTACTCTTTCAATTCAGAATAATATTGTGAGGTGCTCCGTGGTTAAGGCAGGTCAACAAGCCAACATAACAAGCTTCACTTGAGATTGTGAACATTATATTATTCCTGGAGTAGCTTTTCTGTGCTACTaaggttttcaaaattttctccttaCTTGCATCAGCAACCAGGCAACAGATCTATGGTAATTATAGAACTAATATATAcacaataagaaaacaaaaagaataagaaagaagTGTCAGAAGTTAAGACTTCCATAAACACAGGCTATTGGCACTCCATGATTAGGAAAACTTAGGAGAGTAAAGAGTTCTGTTAAATGCTATATTTAGTACACAGATTAGAGAGGGGAAAGAAACAAAGGAGAATAactgaaagagaaaaacagtAACAGTGCACATAACTGGGAAGAAAATATAGCccaaatgaacaaaagaaacaagaaatcaagAGAAAACATTAAGAGCTAGCtaagaaattaacataaaagAAAACCATTAATCTACAGTTTTACTAGATAAAATTAAATCAGTCCAAGTAAAACATAGGAGAAtttccagagagagagagagagagagattatggAGGGGAGGGGGTGGTGGGGTTGGGTGGGTGGGGAGTTGACCACCTCGTTAACCTCTGAAATGACCCGGAAAGGAAGATCACGTGAGGTGTCTTACCATTAAATCTACTAGTCTAAGCTACCGGTATTAATTTAATTGAGGACGCAAGTTGTGTACTTGTATCCGTTGCATGACATGctaaaaattcatgaaaagaaaaacattaattCACCCAGACAAACGATACCTGGAGAAATAGATGGATTGAACCAAACGATATAACAATGACCATCCAGATTGTAcgttcaatgaaaaaaaaatacagcaaaaatgaagaacaaaaaggcGTTTAACCAAAAGAACAAGCATATTGCTGTCACCTATATTTCACAATTTAGGAAGAAAGTAAAGGAAGAACGATAACCAATTGCCAGCCATCCCAATGCTCAACAGCAAATGGACGCTGACCAATTATGCACACAGCCACAACGGAATTGTTCTGTGGCAACCAATGAATTGAAAGCACCTTATTGAATCCATAATTTAAGCAGTAAACAAACGATCCGGAATCCACAACAAACATAAATGTCCTCCTCCCATCAATTTGCACCGACATAAGGCTGATACCCGAATCACAAGAAAATGTAGGGTAGAATGTATGAACTTTGGTTAGATATTAACAGGAATCATCACCGTCTGAATGAACCAGAGAAATCAATCCGCAGGATCAAGCAAGAAACCATcttgttcaaaaaatttcaaaataaaagaactGAAACAACTCTTACCGACGACATGAATTTCCCCAGGGGAATGAACACAGAAGGAAGACGATCGGAGGGTCGGTTTCCTCCCCCAACGGAacggagaagagagagagagagacagagagggtgGAGGGGCAGGGGGTCTCCGTCTTGTAGCGGGTGGAAGTCCGAGTCAGCGAAGCATTGACGAtgcctaaaaataaaaaaaacctccaACCGCAACCTTTTCCTCTATGCCGCGACTCTCTCCGCCCATAATTCCCTTCCCTCTCTGCGGCGATGACACGGATGAGACGCGACTCTATGAAAgcttttctccaaaaaaaaagctaaaaaaaaatttacaagactctctctcttttatatatatatatatatatatatatatatattagtaacAACGTGAAACACACTTAACTGTTTGATATTTAGTTGTTTAATAACAATGCACAGATTTATTCTTAAGCAAAAAACATTATTACATAAAAATCTTACCATTTTAGCCTctagaaattaaataaaaacgCTTTAAATTTGGTTTTCCTGCACAACTTTCTAAcctcaataaagaaaaaataacatttacATAATTAGCGTAGCTATTAATGAAAGAGCAATTATTATTGGACATAGTTAGGATAGTTAATCTTGCCAAATGAACTAAAATTTGTTTTCACCAATTggatattttattctttttgtcaCGTTAACCTTGGGTTGATTGATAAAAAGTTGTTTTACTTACTGTTGTAGCAAAATATATGCTTGTTCTTAACGGTACCAAAAAATTAGAGATGTTCCTTATTCTCGCCAATTTCTTGAGTGTTCTGTTTTCTAAATTCAGACTCTAATTGGATACGAAAACTACTTCAGATTGTTCAACAAAGTTAATCGAATAACTTAGTGGCAGTTACTTGTGTTGGGTTGGGCTTTCATTGATTGTTGGAAAATTAATCAGAGTTCAAAGTAGGCATGAATTTTGAGCGCAAGGGTatcaaccatatatatatatatatgagcaacAAGCTTAAACCATCTTATAAAATGTTTGATTGCTTGGAAGAAAAGAGAATGCACTCAACACTCCACAGTAG
Above is a window of Nymphaea colorata isolate Beijing-Zhang1983 chromosome 8, ASM883128v2, whole genome shotgun sequence DNA encoding:
- the LOC116258552 gene encoding transmembrane emp24 domain-containing protein p24beta2 codes for the protein MRISYLKLGLFVIASLLLSNLQSAHGIRFVIDREECFSHMVPYEGDTVHVSFVVLKYESAWNSANDGVDLVVTGPSGEQLHDSRDKTSDMFEFLVHKRGLHRFCFKNKSPYHETIDFDVHVGHFAFYEQHAKDEHLKPLLEQIAKLEEALYNVQFEQHWLEAQTERQALVNEGMSRRAIHKAIFESAALICASMLQVYLLRRLFERKLGTSRV
- the LOC116258555 gene encoding protein NOI4-like → MSSDTGRPLPKFGEWDVNDPASAEGFTVIFNKARDEKKTGGNVRGTNSPVKDDVALKQGGYANKPNSRKWFCCIQPKSDEF